A genome region from Baekduia alba includes the following:
- a CDS encoding RidA family protein, with amino-acid sequence MTNTIVNAPELPPAVGFSHAVVSLPGRIVHLGGQTALGPDDRIHGDDVVAQFDVAAGNVVAALAAAGGGPDDIVSMQIFVTDVEDYKNRLRDLGPVWQRHFGRRYPAAGLFGVTRLFDDEALIELMAVAVIA; translated from the coding sequence ATGACCAACACCATCGTCAACGCACCAGAGCTCCCACCCGCCGTGGGGTTCTCGCACGCGGTCGTGAGCCTGCCGGGGCGCATCGTCCATCTCGGTGGCCAGACCGCGCTCGGGCCCGACGACCGGATCCACGGCGACGACGTCGTCGCGCAGTTCGACGTCGCGGCGGGCAACGTCGTGGCCGCGCTTGCCGCCGCCGGCGGCGGGCCCGACGACATCGTGTCGATGCAGATCTTCGTCACCGACGTCGAGGACTACAAGAACCGTTTGCGCGACCTCGGGCCGGTGTGGCAGCGCCACTTCGGCCGGCGTTATCCCGCCGCCGGGCTGTTCGGCGTGACGCGTCTGTTCGATGACGAAGCCCTCATCGAGCTGATGGCCGTGGCGGTGATCGCGTGA
- a CDS encoding enoyl-CoA hydratase family protein — translation MTRFRASAAFTQEWANFDLAIADGVATITLNRPDKLNALTFEAYADLRDLFGELPLREDVRSVLITGEGRGFCSGGDVEEIIGELQKMEPSALLRFTRMTGLTIKAMRDCPLPIVAAINGVTAGAGTVVALASDFRIVARSASFAFLFARVGLSGADMGSAYLLPRIVGLGHAMNLLTLGDKISAERAYEIGLATELHDDDELLDAGRALARRLADGPALAYATTKTLLSRELDMDLASAIELEAANQALLMLTHDHREFYKAWSEKRPPAWEGH, via the coding sequence ATGACCCGATTCCGGGCCTCGGCGGCGTTCACGCAGGAGTGGGCGAACTTCGACCTCGCCATCGCCGACGGCGTGGCGACGATCACGCTCAACCGCCCCGACAAGCTCAACGCCTTGACGTTCGAGGCGTATGCCGACCTCCGTGACCTGTTCGGCGAGTTGCCGCTGCGCGAGGACGTGAGGTCGGTCCTGATCACGGGCGAGGGCCGCGGGTTCTGCTCGGGCGGCGACGTCGAGGAGATCATCGGCGAGCTGCAGAAGATGGAGCCCTCCGCCCTGCTGCGGTTCACGCGCATGACGGGGCTGACGATCAAGGCGATGCGCGACTGCCCGCTGCCGATCGTCGCCGCGATCAACGGCGTGACCGCGGGTGCCGGCACCGTCGTGGCGCTGGCCAGCGACTTCCGGATCGTGGCCCGGTCGGCGTCGTTCGCCTTCCTGTTCGCGCGCGTGGGCCTGTCCGGCGCCGACATGGGCTCGGCGTACCTGCTGCCGCGCATCGTGGGGCTCGGCCACGCGATGAACCTGTTGACGTTGGGCGACAAGATCAGCGCCGAGCGCGCCTACGAGATCGGGCTGGCGACCGAGCTGCACGACGACGACGAGTTGCTGGACGCCGGCCGCGCGCTCGCGCGCCGCCTCGCCGACGGGCCGGCGCTGGCCTACGCGACGACCAAGACGCTGCTCAGCCGCGAGTTGGACATGGACCTGGCCAGTGCGATCGAGCTGGAGGCCGCCAACCAGGCGCTGCTGATGCTCACCCACGACCACCGCGAGTTCTACAAGGCGTGGTCGGAGAAGCGCCCGCCGGCCTGGGAGGGCCACTGA
- a CDS encoding SDR family NAD(P)-dependent oxidoreductase has product MPSPPASFSAERRVVLLTGATRGIGLRLSQRFVACGDAVVAVGRDQAALDGLAAELGPENVLARRCDVTDEAQVAALVDGLERVDVLVNNAGVSESAPLHRTTLDSWNAQMAVNALGPFLATRAVIRPMRERGAGRIVTVASTAGKVGVPYTAAYTASKHAALGLMRVAAAELAGTGATSNAVCPTFVDTPMTQRSVARIAERTGRSAQDSEAALASASPLGRLLAADEVAEAVIWLASEAAAAINGQALVLDGGGLQA; this is encoded by the coding sequence ATGCCCTCCCCGCCAGCTTCCTTCTCAGCCGAGCGGCGCGTTGTACTGCTCACCGGGGCGACGCGCGGCATCGGTCTTCGCCTCTCCCAGCGGTTCGTCGCATGCGGCGACGCCGTCGTCGCGGTGGGCCGCGACCAGGCGGCGCTCGACGGGCTCGCCGCCGAGCTGGGGCCCGAGAACGTCCTGGCGCGCCGCTGCGACGTCACCGACGAGGCGCAGGTCGCCGCGCTGGTCGACGGCTTGGAGCGCGTCGACGTGCTCGTCAACAACGCCGGCGTCTCGGAGAGCGCGCCGCTGCACCGCACCACGCTCGACAGCTGGAACGCGCAGATGGCGGTCAACGCCCTCGGTCCCTTCCTCGCCACGCGCGCGGTCATCCGGCCGATGCGCGAGCGCGGCGCCGGCCGGATCGTGACGGTCGCCTCGACCGCGGGCAAGGTCGGCGTGCCCTACACCGCCGCGTACACAGCGTCGAAGCACGCCGCGCTCGGTCTGATGCGCGTCGCCGCCGCGGAGCTCGCCGGCACCGGTGCGACCTCGAACGCCGTGTGCCCCACGTTCGTCGACACGCCGATGACGCAGAGGTCCGTCGCGCGCATCGCCGAGCGGACGGGTCGCTCGGCGCAGGACAGCGAGGCGGCCCTGGCCTCCGCCTCGCCGCTCGGACGCCTGCTGGCGGCCGACGAGGTCGCCGAGGCGGTCATCTGGCTCGCCTCCGAGGCGGCAGCGGCGATCAACGGCCAAGCACTCGTACTCGACGGCGGAGGACTTCAGGCATGA
- a CDS encoding TIGR03619 family F420-dependent LLM class oxidoreductase — protein sequence MDSTNDMHKSPAVCRMLVAGALVRRRGPALGVSDGQGGTVDFGVFLPVSGRAASRGGLVHAARSAEDMGFTAVWAADRVVIPWRIDTPYNYNWSGSFFVPPEASFLEPLTVLSFLAGATETIRLGVSVLVMPYRDPVYWAKIVSTLDELSEGRFILGVGVGWMREEFAALGREDLFEARGRVADEHLDIFRTLLSEEHASHQGEFYEFSDIAFSPKGHMGAGDMKVWVGGEAAPSRRRAGRYGDSWFPYFPRVTPEEMARRYDHVRQVADEAGRDPDAVQLNCCLSIEVTDEDVEQEPDLLRGSPSQVAERLAAFHEIGVRHCGLQFLVGRYPERIEQMRRFSEEVIRPALFA from the coding sequence ATGGACAGCACGAACGATATGCATAAAAGCCCGGCGGTATGTAGAATGTTGGTGGCGGGCGCCCTGGTCCGCCGCCGCGGCCCTGCGCTCGGCGTGAGCGACGGACAAGGTGGCACTGTGGACTTCGGCGTCTTCCTCCCCGTTTCCGGCCGCGCGGCGAGCCGCGGCGGCCTTGTCCACGCGGCGCGGTCCGCAGAGGACATGGGCTTCACCGCGGTCTGGGCTGCCGACCGGGTCGTGATCCCGTGGAGGATCGACACGCCCTACAACTACAACTGGTCGGGCTCGTTCTTCGTGCCTCCCGAGGCGTCGTTCCTCGAGCCGCTCACCGTGTTGTCGTTCCTCGCCGGTGCGACGGAGACGATCCGCCTGGGCGTCAGCGTGTTGGTGATGCCCTATCGCGACCCGGTGTACTGGGCGAAGATCGTCTCGACGCTCGACGAGCTCTCCGAGGGCCGGTTCATCCTCGGGGTCGGCGTGGGGTGGATGCGGGAGGAGTTCGCCGCGCTCGGCCGCGAGGATCTCTTCGAGGCCCGCGGCAGGGTCGCCGACGAGCACCTCGACATCTTCCGGACGCTCCTGTCCGAGGAGCACGCGTCGCATCAGGGCGAGTTCTACGAGTTCTCGGACATCGCGTTCTCGCCCAAGGGGCACATGGGCGCGGGTGACATGAAGGTCTGGGTCGGCGGTGAGGCGGCGCCGTCACGGCGTCGCGCCGGCCGCTACGGCGACAGCTGGTTCCCGTACTTCCCCCGGGTGACGCCCGAGGAGATGGCGCGGCGCTACGACCACGTGCGGCAGGTCGCCGACGAGGCGGGGCGCGATCCCGACGCCGTGCAGCTGAACTGCTGCCTGTCGATCGAGGTGACCGACGAGGACGTGGAGCAGGAGCCCGACCTCCTCCGCGGCAGCCCGTCACAGGTGGCCGAGCGGCTCGCGGCCTTCCACGAGATCGGCGTCCGGCACTGTGGTCTGCAGTTCCTCGTCGGCCGGTATCCGGAGCGGATCGAGCAGATGCGCCGCTTCTCGGAGGAGGTCATCCGGCCGGCCCTGTTCGCGTGA
- a CDS encoding thiolase family protein, giving the protein MTSPWIVDALRTPVGRHRGALAGVRPDDLAAQVVGAIVARTGADPNAVDDVYLGCTNGVGEDSRNVARMAVLLAGLPDSVPGATVNRLCGSGMEAVVAASRAVRCGEGRLLIAGGVESMSRAPWALRKPDRALPWGDAELADTTIGWRFVNARMPDRATVSMGETAENVAERHGVSRVDQDAFALRSHERAVAAERAGRLRGEMVGVEVRRGRHEVATVDSDESPRPDSTPESLARLRPAFREGGSVTAGNSSSINDGAAALLIADDDAAGALDRTPLARVVAAATAGVAPELMGMGPVPASLLALERAGLTIADIGLVELNEAFASQAIACVRQLGLDPELVNVNGGAIALGHPLGMSGARIVGTLAHEMRRREVRYGLATMCIGVGQGIAVVLENPAV; this is encoded by the coding sequence GTGACCAGCCCGTGGATCGTCGATGCCCTGCGCACCCCCGTGGGGCGCCATCGCGGCGCGCTCGCCGGCGTCCGCCCCGACGACCTCGCAGCTCAGGTGGTCGGAGCGATCGTCGCCCGTACCGGAGCCGATCCGAACGCCGTCGACGACGTCTACCTCGGCTGCACCAACGGCGTAGGAGAGGACAGCCGCAACGTCGCGCGCATGGCCGTGCTCCTCGCCGGCCTCCCGGACTCCGTCCCGGGCGCCACCGTCAACCGCCTCTGCGGATCGGGCATGGAGGCCGTCGTCGCGGCGTCCCGCGCCGTTCGCTGCGGCGAAGGCCGTCTGCTCATCGCCGGCGGCGTCGAGTCGATGAGCCGAGCGCCATGGGCGCTCCGCAAGCCCGACCGCGCCCTGCCCTGGGGCGACGCCGAGCTCGCCGACACCACGATCGGCTGGCGGTTCGTCAACGCGCGGATGCCCGATCGCGCCACCGTCTCGATGGGCGAGACCGCCGAGAACGTTGCGGAGCGGCACGGTGTGTCGCGCGTCGACCAGGACGCGTTCGCGCTGCGGTCCCACGAACGCGCCGTCGCCGCGGAGCGCGCCGGCCGGTTACGTGGCGAGATGGTGGGCGTCGAGGTCCGTCGCGGCCGCCACGAGGTGGCCACCGTGGACTCCGACGAGTCGCCGCGTCCGGACTCCACGCCCGAGTCGCTGGCGCGGCTGCGGCCCGCGTTCCGCGAGGGCGGAAGCGTCACTGCCGGGAACTCCTCATCGATCAATGACGGCGCGGCGGCGCTCCTGATCGCCGACGACGACGCCGCCGGAGCCCTGGACCGCACCCCGCTGGCCCGCGTGGTCGCCGCGGCGACCGCCGGTGTCGCACCCGAGCTCATGGGCATGGGCCCGGTGCCCGCCTCCCTCCTGGCGCTGGAGCGGGCGGGCCTGACGATCGCAGACATCGGGCTCGTCGAGCTCAACGAGGCGTTCGCCTCACAGGCCATCGCCTGCGTGCGCCAGCTCGGCCTCGACCCCGAGCTCGTCAACGTCAACGGCGGGGCGATCGCCCTCGGCCATCCGCTCGGGATGTCCGGGGCACGCATCGTCGGCACCCTCGCGCACGAGATGCGCCGGCGCGAGGTGCGCTACGGCCTCGCCACCATGTGCATCGGCGTGGGCCAGGGCATCGCCGTCGTGCTCGAGAACCCCGCCGTCTGA
- a CDS encoding 3-hydroxyacyl-CoA dehydrogenase, with the protein MSHPQRIGVVGAGTMGAGVAALACRSGYGTVLRDVDPDALERARQRHAASLRRAVERGEMTPDRERDALQRLELTTDVDRLSCCALIVEAAPEREGLKARILAELATTAPRAVLASNTSSISIAALAADADPERVLGLHFFNPPAAMPLVELVRTARTTDIAVRHARRFAEALGKTVVEVPDGPGFLVNRCARPFYLEALRIVEDGQADPATVDRACCELGGFPMGPFELMDVVGLDVGLAATESMWRQGHGEPRWRPSPLHIRMVADGRLGAKCDAGGFYRPGEGWRDAGRGTEPVDGAAIVIRIVAQLVNEAHFAVAEGVAAVEDVDRALELGLRHPRGPFAWQARYGAATIVDTLDQLWSIEHDQRYRVAPSLRRGERSAARPPARTPADRQRR; encoded by the coding sequence GTGAGTCATCCTCAGCGTATCGGGGTGGTCGGTGCCGGCACGATGGGGGCCGGCGTCGCCGCGCTCGCCTGCCGCAGCGGCTACGGCACGGTCCTACGCGACGTCGATCCGGACGCGCTGGAGCGTGCCCGTCAACGCCACGCCGCGTCACTGCGACGCGCCGTCGAGCGAGGCGAGATGACGCCTGACCGCGAGCGTGACGCGCTGCAGCGGCTCGAGCTCACGACCGATGTCGACCGGCTGTCCTGCTGCGCGCTGATCGTCGAGGCCGCGCCGGAGCGCGAGGGGCTCAAGGCGCGGATCCTGGCGGAGCTGGCGACGACTGCCCCGCGTGCCGTGCTTGCGTCGAACACCTCGTCGATCTCGATCGCGGCGCTCGCGGCCGACGCCGATCCGGAGCGCGTCCTGGGTCTGCACTTCTTCAACCCGCCCGCGGCGATGCCGCTCGTCGAGCTCGTGCGCACCGCACGGACGACGGACATCGCCGTGCGGCACGCCAGGCGGTTCGCCGAGGCACTGGGCAAGACCGTCGTCGAGGTGCCCGATGGCCCAGGGTTCCTCGTGAACCGGTGTGCCCGGCCCTTCTACCTCGAGGCGCTGCGGATCGTCGAGGACGGGCAGGCCGACCCCGCGACCGTCGACCGTGCGTGCTGTGAGCTCGGCGGGTTCCCGATGGGGCCGTTCGAGTTGATGGACGTGGTCGGCCTCGACGTCGGTCTCGCCGCGACCGAGTCGATGTGGCGCCAGGGTCACGGCGAGCCGCGCTGGCGGCCGAGTCCGTTGCACATCCGGATGGTGGCGGACGGTCGGCTCGGCGCGAAGTGCGACGCCGGCGGCTTCTATCGACCGGGCGAGGGGTGGCGGGACGCGGGTCGGGGCACGGAGCCGGTCGATGGGGCGGCCATCGTGATCCGCATCGTCGCCCAGCTCGTGAACGAGGCGCACTTCGCGGTCGCCGAAGGCGTCGCGGCCGTGGAGGACGTCGATCGCGCCCTCGAGCTCGGCTTGCGTCATCCGCGCGGGCCGTTCGCCTGGCAGGCGCGCTACGGCGCCGCGACGATCGTGGACACGCTCGATCAGCTGTGGAGCATCGAGCACGATCAGCGCTACCGCGTGGCGCCCAGCCTGCGCCGGGGTGAGCGGTCGGCCGCGCGCCCGCCTGCGCGCACCCCGGCCGACCGGCAGAGGCGGTAG
- a CDS encoding PaaX family transcriptional regulator: protein MPPVQRNGGLQPQNLALTIAGTHIREPGERVWSGGFVKLLQEFGFSTEASRAALARLVQRDLLAREMDGRRALYTLTDHAVELLTRGDERIFKFGRPEPSREVWTVLWHAIPEGRRAERTRFATGLRFLGFGSVQDATWFAAHDREAAVVRLATSLEIAEYVSVFIGRMSDRLPPGILVGQAWDLAAVGEGYRRFLDDYGHLRRAGDRRVLSRRDAFVTRTLMLHQFRGFPFIDPEIPASVGGHPQLRKRVVSLFDVVYAGLAAAAIKHFEDVAQPEFTRRPSAA from the coding sequence ATGCCGCCCGTCCAGCGCAACGGCGGGCTGCAGCCGCAGAACCTTGCGCTGACGATCGCCGGTACGCACATCCGGGAGCCTGGCGAGCGCGTCTGGTCCGGGGGCTTCGTGAAGCTCTTGCAGGAGTTCGGGTTCTCCACCGAGGCGTCGCGCGCGGCGCTGGCGCGATTGGTCCAGCGCGATCTGCTGGCGCGCGAGATGGACGGGCGCCGGGCGCTGTACACCCTCACCGACCACGCCGTCGAGCTGCTCACGCGGGGAGACGAGCGCATCTTCAAGTTCGGGCGCCCGGAGCCGTCGCGTGAGGTCTGGACCGTGCTGTGGCACGCCATCCCCGAAGGCCGCCGCGCCGAGCGGACGCGCTTCGCCACGGGCCTGAGATTCCTCGGGTTCGGGTCGGTCCAAGACGCGACCTGGTTCGCGGCCCACGATCGCGAGGCCGCCGTCGTGCGACTGGCGACCAGCCTGGAGATCGCCGAGTACGTCTCGGTCTTCATCGGAAGGATGTCCGACCGCCTGCCGCCCGGCATCCTGGTGGGGCAGGCGTGGGACCTCGCCGCCGTCGGCGAGGGATACCGACGCTTCCTCGACGACTACGGCCACCTCCGCCGCGCCGGCGATCGCCGCGTCCTCTCGCGCAGGGACGCGTTCGTGACGCGGACGCTCATGCTGCACCAGTTCCGCGGCTTCCCGTTCATCGATCCCGAGATCCCGGCATCGGTGGGCGGGCACCCGCAACTCCGCAAGCGCGTGGTGTCGCTGTTCGACGTGGTCTACGCCGGCCTCGCCGCCGCGGCGATCAAGCACTTCGAGGACGTCGCCCAGCCGGAGTTCACGCGCCGGCCTTCGGCGGCCTGA
- a CDS encoding indolepyruvate oxidoreductase subunit beta family protein — MSSWSEGQRPITLAILALGGEGGGVLADWIVTVAEEHGCFAQNTSVAGVAQRTGATVYYVEIFPPLAAESRNGASSVRREPVMSIFPTPGEVDVVIASELMECGRAIQRGFATADRTTLITSTSRVYSIDEKMALDDGRIDEASLLASARTASRTLVAADFADMAEKAGSVISASLFGAVAGSGALPFTREQFEAPIRAFGKGVESSLAAFAAGYEAATAPSDVEGIELPLTTWSGGAPAQGGGSQAAEGRKAHRETRRNEQAATDPSVLVGPALRPLAERVRELPAAARSMVLDGLVRTALYQDVPYAERYLGRVTQFAAADPDACGEARLTKEAARHVALWMCYQDTIQVAAQKTRRARMDRIRQEAKARPDQLIEVREFLHPQIDEITDTMPVWIGKWMKHSKTVNNVVRKATHKGMILNTTSVAGYTLLTVMARVRPLRPRSFRFAREQAAIDQWMGRALVTARTDADLAREIVECQRVLKGYGATYEHGSESFAKLMQAAGRLDGAKDAASRLADLRAAALADEGGAALDAKLVGLGA, encoded by the coding sequence ATGTCGAGCTGGTCCGAGGGGCAGCGCCCGATCACGTTGGCGATCCTCGCCCTCGGCGGTGAGGGCGGCGGCGTCCTGGCCGACTGGATCGTCACGGTCGCCGAGGAGCATGGCTGCTTCGCGCAGAACACCTCGGTCGCCGGCGTCGCCCAGCGCACCGGAGCCACCGTGTACTACGTCGAGATCTTCCCGCCCCTCGCGGCCGAGAGCCGCAACGGCGCGTCGTCGGTCCGCCGCGAGCCGGTCATGAGCATCTTCCCCACACCGGGCGAGGTCGACGTCGTGATCGCGTCCGAGCTGATGGAGTGCGGTCGCGCGATCCAGCGTGGCTTCGCGACGGCGGACCGCACGACGCTCATCACGTCGACCAGCCGCGTGTACTCGATCGACGAGAAGATGGCGCTCGACGACGGGCGCATCGACGAGGCGTCGCTGCTGGCCTCGGCGCGTACCGCCTCCAGGACGCTCGTCGCCGCGGACTTCGCCGACATGGCCGAGAAGGCCGGCAGCGTCATCAGCGCGTCGCTGTTCGGAGCGGTCGCCGGATCGGGCGCGCTGCCGTTCACGCGCGAGCAGTTCGAGGCGCCGATCCGCGCGTTCGGCAAGGGCGTCGAGTCCTCGCTGGCGGCGTTCGCCGCCGGGTACGAAGCCGCGACCGCGCCGTCGGACGTCGAGGGCATCGAGCTGCCGCTGACCACGTGGTCGGGCGGGGCGCCGGCCCAGGGCGGGGGCTCGCAGGCCGCCGAGGGGCGCAAGGCGCACCGCGAGACCCGCCGCAACGAGCAGGCCGCGACGGATCCGAGCGTCCTGGTGGGGCCCGCGCTGCGGCCGCTGGCCGAGCGCGTGCGCGAGCTGCCTGCCGCGGCGCGGTCGATGGTGCTCGACGGGCTGGTGCGCACCGCGCTCTACCAGGACGTCCCCTACGCCGAGCGCTACCTCGGGCGCGTCACGCAGTTCGCCGCCGCCGACCCGGACGCCTGCGGCGAGGCGCGGCTGACCAAGGAGGCCGCGCGCCACGTGGCGTTGTGGATGTGCTACCAGGACACCATCCAGGTCGCCGCGCAGAAGACCCGCCGGGCACGGATGGACCGCATCCGTCAGGAGGCCAAGGCCAGGCCCGACCAGCTCATCGAGGTCCGCGAGTTCCTGCATCCGCAGATCGACGAGATCACCGACACGATGCCGGTTTGGATCGGCAAGTGGATGAAGCATTCCAAGACGGTGAACAACGTCGTGCGCAAGGCGACCCACAAGGGCATGATCTTGAACACGACCTCGGTGGCCGGCTACACGCTCCTGACCGTCATGGCCCGCGTCCGACCGCTCCGCCCGCGCTCGTTCCGGTTCGCCCGTGAGCAGGCGGCGATCGACCAGTGGATGGGCCGGGCGCTCGTGACCGCGCGGACCGATGCCGACCTCGCCCGCGAGATCGTCGAATGCCAGCGCGTGCTCAAGGGCTATGGAGCGACCTACGAGCACGGGAGCGAGAGCTTCGCGAAGCTCATGCAGGCCGCCGGCCGCCTCGATGGCGCGAAGGACGCGGCGTCGCGGCTTGCCGACCTCCGCGCGGCGGCGCTCGCCGACGAGGGTGGCGCCGCGCTCGACGCCAAGCTGGTCGGCCTCGGCGCCTGA
- a CDS encoding indolepyruvate ferredoxin oxidoreductase subunit alpha, whose product MAERSFANEVQLLRHGAGTTLHVEGILAVTKALLQSGVAYVGGYQGAPISHLMDVLGDAREILDELGVYFENSASEATAAAMLAASVHYPLRGAVTFKSTVGLNVASDALANLSSGGVTGGALVILGEDYGEGSSIMQERSHAFAMKSQMWLLDPRPNVEAIVDAVESGFELSEASRTPVMLDLRLRSCHLHGGFVAKDNKRPPVTVTDAIENPVRDVSRVVLPPASFLHEQEKVADRWPAAVRFIKERGLNEVINDDLADVGIISQGGLYNTLNRAMELLGCSDAYGNTKVPLYVMNVTYPVVDDEIVAFCAGKRAALLLEEGQPDYLEQNLNAILRRNDVATALHGKDLLPVAGEYTTAAITRGLEAFLDRYLPDVIEHRPSLLLDKDDPASPFAQHVEPDQVLPRPPGLCTGCPERPIFSGLKLAERETGQHHVSADIGCHLFAINAPFDLGATTMGYGLGSAAAAALNSKDADRKTVAIMGDGGFWHNGLTSGIGNAVFNKNDQVVVVVDNDYSAATGGQDVLSSHADTPLRSTQHPIEKAVRGVGVEYAKTIDDTYDVGKVRDTFLEAFTSDEPGPKVLVMQSECQLNRQRRVKPEMRKALKEGKRVVRERFGVDAETCTGDHACIRISGCPSLTITSNPDPMRTDPVATVLDSCVGCGVCGANAHAAVLCPSFYRTDVIHNPTTKDKVLVKLRRWWMKRLSAGAERRAVQIEAAA is encoded by the coding sequence ATGGCCGAGCGGTCGTTCGCCAACGAAGTCCAACTGCTTCGTCACGGCGCCGGAACCACATTGCATGTCGAAGGCATCCTGGCCGTCACGAAGGCCCTGCTGCAGTCCGGCGTCGCCTACGTCGGCGGGTACCAGGGTGCACCGATCTCGCACCTCATGGACGTCCTCGGCGACGCCCGCGAGATCCTCGACGAGCTCGGTGTCTACTTCGAGAACAGCGCGTCGGAGGCCACCGCGGCGGCCATGCTGGCTGCGTCGGTCCACTACCCCTTGCGGGGGGCCGTCACCTTCAAGTCCACGGTGGGCCTCAACGTCGCCTCTGACGCGCTGGCCAACCTCTCCAGCGGTGGCGTGACGGGCGGCGCGCTCGTCATCCTCGGAGAGGACTACGGCGAGGGCTCGAGCATCATGCAGGAGCGCTCGCACGCGTTCGCGATGAAGTCGCAGATGTGGCTGCTCGACCCGCGGCCGAACGTCGAGGCGATCGTCGACGCCGTCGAGAGCGGCTTCGAGCTGTCGGAGGCCAGCAGGACGCCGGTGATGCTCGACCTGCGCCTGCGCTCCTGCCACCTGCACGGTGGGTTCGTCGCCAAGGACAACAAGCGCCCTCCGGTGACGGTCACGGACGCCATCGAGAACCCCGTGCGGGACGTGAGTCGCGTCGTCCTGCCGCCGGCGAGCTTCCTGCACGAGCAGGAGAAGGTCGCCGACCGGTGGCCCGCCGCCGTGCGCTTCATCAAGGAGCGTGGCCTCAACGAGGTCATCAACGACGACCTCGCCGACGTCGGGATCATCTCCCAGGGCGGGTTGTACAACACCTTGAACCGCGCGATGGAGCTGCTCGGCTGCTCCGACGCCTACGGCAACACCAAGGTCCCGCTCTACGTCATGAACGTGACCTACCCCGTCGTCGACGACGAGATCGTCGCGTTCTGCGCCGGCAAGCGCGCGGCGCTCCTGCTCGAGGAGGGCCAGCCCGACTACCTCGAGCAGAACCTCAACGCGATCCTGCGCCGCAACGACGTGGCCACAGCGCTGCACGGCAAGGACCTGCTGCCGGTCGCCGGCGAGTACACCACCGCCGCGATCACGCGCGGGCTCGAGGCGTTCCTGGACCGCTACCTCCCGGACGTCATCGAGCACCGGCCCTCGCTGCTGCTCGACAAGGACGACCCGGCCAGCCCGTTCGCCCAGCACGTCGAGCCCGACCAGGTCCTGCCGCGCCCGCCCGGGCTGTGCACCGGTTGCCCGGAGCGGCCGATCTTCAGCGGCCTCAAGCTCGCCGAGCGGGAAACCGGCCAGCACCACGTCAGCGCCGACATCGGCTGCCACCTGTTCGCCATCAACGCGCCGTTCGACCTCGGCGCGACCACGATGGGCTACGGGCTGGGATCGGCGGCCGCCGCGGCGCTCAACAGCAAGGACGCCGACCGCAAGACCGTGGCGATCATGGGCGACGGCGGCTTCTGGCACAACGGCCTGACGAGCGGCATCGGCAACGCCGTGTTCAACAAGAACGACCAGGTGGTCGTCGTCGTCGACAACGACTACAGCGCGGCGACCGGCGGCCAGGACGTGCTGTCCAGCCACGCCGACACGCCGCTGCGGTCCACGCAACATCCGATCGAGAAGGCCGTCCGCGGCGTCGGCGTGGAGTACGCCAAGACGATCGACGACACATACGACGTCGGCAAGGTGCGCGACACGTTCCTCGAGGCGTTCACCTCGGACGAGCCGGGACCGAAGGTGCTCGTGATGCAGAGCGAGTGCCAGCTCAACCGCCAGCGCCGGGTCAAGCCCGAGATGCGCAAGGCCCTGAAGGAGGGCAAGCGCGTCGTGCGCGAGCGCTTCGGCGTCGACGCCGAGACGTGCACCGGCGACCACGCGTGCATCCGGATCTCGGGGTGCCCGTCGCTGACGATCACCTCCAACCCGGACCCGATGCGCACCGACCCCGTCGCCACCGTGCTCGACAGCTGCGTCGGCTGCGGCGTATGCGGTGCCAACGCCCACGCCGCGGTGCTCTGCCCGTCGTTCTACCGGACCGACGTGATCCACAACCCGACCACGAAGGACAAGGTGTTGGTGAAGCTCCGCCGTTGGTGGATGAAGCGCCTGTCGGCGGGCGCGGAACGCCGCGCCGTGCAGATCGAGGCCGCCGCCTGA